A portion of the Lolium rigidum isolate FL_2022 chromosome 1, APGP_CSIRO_Lrig_0.1, whole genome shotgun sequence genome contains these proteins:
- the LOC124659978 gene encoding uncharacterized protein LOC124659978 — MESRPSKVSQDRDRISALPDDLLLGILERLTLHEAVRAGAVSTRWRHLPHQLSRVDLDVDDFHGRAPVEGMDAFAGAVCRLLDCKCDCNSRRSVKTLGLRFHLSAPNLSSIGRAVEDTVSRGQTELLEFEVVPPTSDSDLTAVGRTELGQQFMSFSHACPIAFRWLTDLWLTSLDLGDADLPSLMGACDKLQHLSLTSCRLGWHSALEIDVPNSAIQSLDFVRCSCMRIELVSLPKLTHLMCECWNSENPPLRLGYVPQLRSVILCSHAGVGQAPFALSECLTTNVASLSQLHLNFSCQMIWIKPEHPKLLTPIFRNLKGLWLWHIFPECDLNWTLFILEAAPALQMFILSRARHSCVKTSEFSAEKANVVWEPSKDLKHLNLRLLVMIGFEEEDKVTNYIRFVMERAVRLRGIMLCGSKTCEACDAIDLESPTRYEADKACRCRIKERLTHGSSSSVKIINCDRDGNELVIINLIDEVLTGHS, encoded by the exons ATGGAGTCACGGCCGTCCAAAGTCAGCCAAGATAGAGATCGAATCAGCGCATTACCGGACGATCTCCTCCTCGGAATCCTTGAACGCCTCACCCTGCATGAGGCGGTCCGCGCCGGCGCGGTCTCCACGCGGTGGCGGCACCTCCCGCACCAGCTCTCGCGCGTGGACCTCGACGTCGACGACTTCCATGGCAGGGCGCCGGTCGAGGGCATGGACGCGTTCGCGGGTGCGGTGTGCAGGTTGCTGGATTGCAAGTGCGACTGCAACAGCAGGCGTTCCGTCAAGACCCTCGGCCTCCGCTTCCACCTCTCAGCCCCTAACCTGAGCTCCATCGGCCGCGCCGTCGAGGACACCGTGAGCCGTGGCCAGACCGAACtcctcgagttcgaggtagttcCGCCTACGTCTGACTCTGACCTGACAGCCGTCGGGCGCACCGAGCTTGGTCAGCAATTCATGTCGTTCTCTCATGCCTGCCCCATCGCCTTCCGGTGGCTCACCGACCTATGGCTCACGAGCCTCGACCTCGGGGACGCCGACCTGCCCAGCCTCATGGGCGCTTGCGATAAGCTCCAGCACCTCTCCTTAACATCCTGCAGATTGGGTTGGCACTCTGCGCTCGAGATCGACGTGCCCAACTCTGCAATTCAGAGCCTCGACTTCGTTCGCTGTAGTTGCATGCGGATCGAGCTTGTATCTCTGCCAAAGCTGACGCATCTCATGTGCGAGTGTTGGAACTCCGAGAACCCCCCGCTGCGCCTCGGCTATGTACCTCAACTTCGCTCGGTGATCCTCTGTTCTCATGCAGGGGTGGGGCAGGCGCCCTTCGCGCTCAGCGAGTGCCTCACAACGAATGTCGCGAGCCTGTCGCAGTTGCATCTTAATTTTAGCTGCCAAATG ATTTGGATTAAGCCTGAACATCCGAAACTGCTCACTCCTATATTCCGCAATCTCAAGGGTTTGTGGCTTTGGCATATCTTTCCTGAGTGTGATCTGAACTGGACCCTGTTTATCCTTGAAGCTGCACCTGCCCTGCAAATGTTTATA TTAAGCCGGGCTCGTCATTCCTGTGTCAAAACGTCCGAGTTCAGTGCTGAGAAGGCCAACGTGGTGTGGGAACCATCCAAGGATCTGAAGCACCTGAACTTAAGGTTGCTCGTGATGATAGGGTTCGAGGAGGAAGACAAGGTGACAAACTATATAAGATTTGTCATGGAACGAGCTGTGAGGTTGCGCGGAATCATGTTGTGTGGTAGTAAAACTTGCGAGGCATGCGATGCCATCGACCTCGAGTCCCCGACAAGATACGAGGCGGATAAAGCCTGCAGGTGTCGCATTAAGGAGCGACTCACACATGGATCCTCTTCGTCCGTGAAGATAATTAACTGCGATCGAGATGGAAATGAACTGGTAATAATTAATCTCATAGATGAAGTGCTCACAGGTCACAGCTGA